A segment of the Nitrospirota bacterium genome:
CCAATCTCATCGAACACCCGGCGATGAAACAGTGATGCCGGAATCACGGAATGGACTGAACCTTGGCCATACGACAATGCACAGACTGCCCGTTCAAATCTTGCTTCGGCTGAGAAGTGACAGACCCCGAAGACAGCCAAGGAATGGTGATCCTGTGCCTGACAACATAGTCTTTCGAGCCACGCCGGCTCCGGCTCAATCCCTGCATCGATAAATGCGATCCATTCGCTGCTCGCAGCACGAACTCCCGCGTTCCGCCCCGCACCAGGCATGGCGCCAGGAACTGCCAACACCTGACAAGCCCCGCCCTCCCACCGTTCCTCCCGCCACCACTGTTCAATGAGGGCCGCGCTTCCGTCCGTCGACCCGGCATCGGAAAAAATCAATTCCTTCGGACGATGCGTCTGCGCCTTAAGCGCGGCAAGCAATTGCGGCAGCGAGTCCGCTTCGTTGAGAATAGGAACAACGACCGTCACGTCACAGCTCATAGACAGGCGGGATCCTTTGTGAGCCAGCGACGCCAATCCCAGTCGCCATGCAATTTTTGACGAAACACCCGCAGGGAATCGCCTCCCAGCACTTCCGTTCTTCCAAGCATGAGGCGATCTCTCTTGGCATCGTTGACGTATGCATAGCTGGACGCCGCCAACCGGTACCCTGCCGCCGCGACGGCATCGCGAACGCAATGATTCGCCGCTCCGTAGGGGAAGGCCATCGTGCAGACTTCGCGGCCAATCGTATCTTCGAGATAGCGTTTACTTGAATGCAATTCGTCCCGAAGTTGCGCGTCATCGCATTCCGATAGCGCCACATGGGTGGCGCCATGCGCACCGATCCGTACTCTCGGCACAGCCGCAAGCTCGCGCAGTCCAGATGGCGTCAGAAAGCCGGGACGGCTATTCCTAATAAAGTCCGCCGTCACAAAAACCGTAAATGGCAATCCTCTCGCTGCGAGTATCGGGGCTGCGACATCAAGGTTGTCTGCATACCCGTCATCGAAGGTGATGGCGATCTGAAGCTCCGATTCAATGCGCAGATCGGGATCAAGCCCGACGACACGCCCGACATACAGCTCTGACAGATGA
Coding sequences within it:
- a CDS encoding polysaccharide deacetylase family protein; this encodes MRRAIACAVSEMVACGRCCLASRLGLRILLYHAIGSPALGDGRGLFSIRPDLFEQQMNHLSELYVGRVVGLDPDLRIESELQIAITFDDGYADNLDVAAPILAARGLPFTVFVTADFIRNSRPGFLTPSGLRELAAVPRVRIGAHGATHVALSECDDAQLRDELHSSKRYLEDTIGREVCTMAFPYGAANHCVRDAVAAAGYRLAASSYAYVNDAKRDRLMLGRTEVLGGDSLRVFRQKLHGDWDWRRWLTKDPACL